A stretch of the Oceanicola sp. D3 genome encodes the following:
- a CDS encoding DUF3035 domain-containing protein, which yields MVLGLALCALVAACSREPQLMNIQRGQDTPDEFSILPNKPIQQPESYRDLPPPTPGGSNRADATPFKDAVAALGGNPNSLNRSGEIRGEPGLIGHVTRFGLTRNIRGVLAAEDYEYRKRNDGRLLERIANVNVYYKAYRRQSLDQKAELQRFRRAGAKTPAAPPSGAYQ from the coding sequence ATGGTGCTCGGTCTGGCTCTATGCGCGTTGGTTGCGGCCTGCTCGCGCGAGCCGCAGCTGATGAACATCCAGCGCGGGCAGGACACGCCCGACGAGTTTTCCATCCTGCCCAACAAGCCGATCCAGCAACCCGAAAGCTACAGAGACCTGCCGCCGCCCACGCCGGGCGGGAGCAATCGCGCCGATGCGACGCCCTTCAAGGATGCCGTGGCCGCGCTGGGGGGCAACCCCAACAGCCTCAACCGCAGCGGCGAAATCCGGGGCGAGCCAGGGCTGATCGGGCACGTCACCCGCTTTGGCCTGACGCGCAATATCCGCGGCGTGCTGGCGGCAGAGGATTACGAGTATCGCAAGCGCAACGATGGGCGGCTGCTGGAGCGGATCGCCAACGTGAACGTGTATTACAAGGCCTATCGCCGCCAGTCGCTGGATCAGAAGGCCGAGTTGCAGCGCTTCCGCCGCGCCGGAGCAAAGACGCCCGCCGCCCCGCCCAGCGGTGCCTATCAGTAA
- a CDS encoding sterol desaturase family protein, which produces MIPALRIIIHMGGLHRLFPFWLAGLGLLMFDFQLWMLAALAYGVVIQWFNEYLIHRFIYHREPPTAQSPFNKLYRSHIGHHEFPADEEFFTGDDHWFPLRFAAISFAAHLLVLWPFVGLWPAVEFAWVALFVGSASAFTFYEYCHTLAHLNVPKGRFGKWVTREHMAHHYQDHHATFHVTAGMAWIDRLFGTAHNPARARARYDRHTMMSIGMDPQDLRLVTARKAYGISKTPRHIS; this is translated from the coding sequence ATGATCCCTGCATTGCGCATCATCATCCACATGGGTGGGCTGCACCGGCTGTTCCCATTCTGGCTGGCGGGCCTTGGGCTGCTGATGTTCGACTTTCAGCTCTGGATGTTGGCGGCGCTGGCCTATGGCGTGGTGATCCAGTGGTTCAACGAGTATTTGATCCACCGCTTTATCTACCACCGCGAGCCGCCCACCGCGCAGAGCCCGTTCAACAAGCTCTATCGCAGCCACATCGGCCACCACGAGTTTCCCGCCGACGAAGAGTTTTTCACCGGCGACGATCACTGGTTTCCGCTCCGTTTTGCCGCCATATCCTTCGCGGCGCATCTGCTGGTGCTCTGGCCCTTCGTGGGGCTGTGGCCCGCGGTGGAGTTTGCGTGGGTCGCGCTTTTCGTCGGTTCAGCTTCGGCCTTCACCTTTTACGAATACTGCCACACGCTGGCGCATCTCAACGTGCCCAAGGGCCGCTTCGGCAAGTGGGTGACGCGCGAGCATATGGCGCACCACTATCAGGACCATCACGCCACCTTCCACGTCACCGCCGGGATGGCCTGGATCGACCGCCTGTTTGGCACCGCCCACAACCCGGCCCGCGCGCGAGCCCGGTATGACCGGCACACCATGATGAGCATCGGGATGGACCCGCAAGACCTTCGCCTCGTCACCGCGCGCAAGGCCTATGGCATCTCCAAAACCCCGCGGCACATCTCCTGA
- the lspA gene encoding signal peptidase II: MRWLTISALLAFGIDQLSKWWILEVVRLPVVLREDVWPPFLVFRLGYNDGINFGLFGEGSPLQAYFLIGVAVVLSALLLIWAMRSFTLARAFASAGLVIGGALANALDRVLHPGVVDFLNMSCCGISNPYLFNLADVFIFAGAFGLILWTGEKKAADEGGETR, from the coding sequence ATGCGCTGGCTCACCATATCCGCCCTTCTGGCCTTCGGGATCGACCAGCTTTCAAAATGGTGGATCCTTGAAGTGGTCCGCCTGCCGGTGGTCCTGCGCGAAGATGTGTGGCCGCCGTTCCTCGTGTTCCGTCTGGGCTACAACGACGGCATCAACTTCGGCCTCTTTGGCGAGGGCTCGCCGCTTCAGGCCTATTTTCTGATTGGCGTGGCCGTGGTGCTTTCGGCGCTGCTGCTGATCTGGGCCATGCGCAGCTTTACCTTGGCCCGCGCCTTTGCCTCTGCCGGGCTTGTCATCGGCGGGGCGCTGGCCAACGCGCTCGATCGGGTGCTGCACCCGGGCGTGGTCGACTTTCTCAACATGTCCTGCTGCGGCATCTCCAACCCCTACCTCTTCAACCTCGCCGATGTTTTCATCTTTGCCGGGGCCTTTGGGCTGATCCTCTGGACCGGCGAGAAAAAGGCGGCTGACGAGGGCGGTGAAACGCGCTAG
- a CDS encoding calcium-binding protein, translated as MGAVLVGSAVIGVVESGDDADEDAAEFDESGQSTTQSTSIDPTEEPAVLGEAGALNPTEPDGGSTQTGTIGADLLDGGAGDDILQGYEGDDQITAYEGDDVAFGEAGNDTIHGGAGADSLFGEADDDRLEGGAGDDALWGGAGNDALLGGAGEDRLTGGDGADTLLGGDDADQLEGGLGDDVLFGGDGQDNLQGGTGNDRLAGDDDLGVDWLNGGPGDDILLLGDGDVATGGDGADLFRLGPDLVEETVAEIMDFEPGEDSLALLWDDIVSDAPPEITLGEANSDAVEVYADGELIGVVHGGSTLSPEDIQLVPMSASATV; from the coding sequence ATGGGCGCGGTTCTCGTGGGCTCTGCCGTGATCGGTGTCGTCGAGAGCGGCGACGATGCGGATGAGGATGCCGCAGAGTTCGACGAAAGCGGCCAAAGCACCACCCAATCCACGTCGATCGACCCGACGGAGGAACCAGCCGTGCTGGGCGAGGCCGGCGCGCTGAACCCGACAGAGCCCGATGGCGGCAGCACCCAAACCGGCACCATCGGCGCCGACCTGCTGGATGGCGGCGCGGGCGATGACATTCTGCAGGGCTATGAGGGCGACGATCAGATCACGGCATACGAGGGCGATGATGTTGCCTTCGGAGAAGCCGGAAACGATACCATCCACGGCGGCGCGGGCGCTGATAGCCTTTTTGGCGAGGCAGATGACGATCGCCTTGAGGGGGGCGCCGGTGATGATGCGCTCTGGGGCGGTGCCGGCAATGATGCACTTCTTGGCGGCGCGGGCGAAGACCGGCTAACAGGGGGTGACGGGGCCGATACCTTGCTGGGCGGCGACGATGCCGACCAGTTGGAAGGCGGGCTCGGCGATGACGTTCTGTTTGGCGGCGATGGGCAGGATAACCTTCAGGGCGGCACCGGAAATGACAGGCTCGCGGGCGACGATGACCTCGGCGTTGACTGGCTGAATGGCGGCCCAGGTGATGACATTCTGCTGCTGGGCGATGGTGACGTGGCAACCGGTGGCGACGGGGCCGATCTGTTCCGCCTAGGCCCCGACCTCGTGGAAGAGACCGTGGCCGAGATCATGGATTTCGAGCCCGGAGAAGACAGCCTCGCCCTGCTCTGGGATGATATCGTGAGCGACGCGCCCCCCGAGATCACTCTGGGCGAGGCCAACAGCGATGCTGTGGAAGTCTACGCCGATGGCGAACTCATCGGCGTGGTGCACGGTGGCAGCACGCTTTCGCCCGAGGATATCCAGCTGGTGCCGATGTCGGCCTCAGCCACGGTTTGA
- the purH gene encoding bifunctional phosphoribosylaminoimidazolecarboxamide formyltransferase/IMP cyclohydrolase, whose translation MSNLQPIRRALFSVSDKEGLVELAELLAKRGIEILSTGGSAGMLREAGIDVRDVADVTGFPEMMDGRVKTLHPRVHGGLLALRDNEAHVAAMNEHEIQPIDLLVVNLYPFEATVAKGADYDTCIENIDIGGPAMIRAAAKNHAFVNVVTDVEDYASLIAELDENDGKTTLAFRQQLAQTAYARTAAYDAAVSTWMAGAIGQPTPRRRAFAGTLASTMRYGENPHQNAAFYTDGSNRPGVATAEQHQGKALSYNNINDTDAAFELVSEFAVQDGPACAIIKHANPCGVARGETLEEAYRRAFDCDRTSAFGGIIALNHTLDGATARAISEIFTEVVIAPRADDEAKAVFAAKKNLRLLTTGALADPREALLTYRQVSGGMLVQDKDVGHIAKDDLKVVTKVQPTDEQLNDLLFAWTVGKHVKSNAIIYVKDGATVGVGAGQMSRVDSSRIAARKSLDMAEALGLPEPLTKGSVVASDAFFPFADGLMAAVEAGATAVIQPGGSMRDDEVIAAADEAGIAMVFTGMRHFRH comes from the coding sequence ATGAGTAACCTGCAACCGATCCGCCGTGCGCTGTTTTCCGTTTCCGACAAGGAAGGGCTGGTGGAGCTTGCCGAGCTTCTGGCCAAGCGCGGCATTGAGATTCTGTCAACCGGCGGCAGCGCCGGGATGCTGCGCGAGGCGGGCATTGATGTGCGCGACGTGGCCGATGTGACAGGCTTCCCAGAGATGATGGACGGACGTGTGAAAACGCTGCACCCGCGCGTGCACGGCGGGCTTCTTGCGCTGCGCGATAACGAGGCGCATGTGGCCGCGATGAACGAGCACGAGATCCAGCCGATCGACCTGCTCGTTGTCAATCTCTATCCCTTCGAGGCCACCGTGGCGAAGGGCGCGGATTACGACACCTGCATCGAAAACATCGACATCGGCGGCCCGGCGATGATCCGCGCTGCAGCCAAAAACCATGCCTTCGTGAACGTGGTGACCGATGTCGAGGATTACGCCTCCCTGATCGCCGAGCTGGACGAGAACGACGGCAAAACAACCCTCGCCTTCCGCCAGCAGCTTGCCCAAACCGCCTATGCCCGCACCGCTGCCTATGACGCGGCGGTGAGCACTTGGATGGCGGGTGCAATCGGCCAGCCCACCCCGCGCCGCCGCGCCTTTGCCGGCACGCTGGCCTCCACCATGCGCTATGGCGAAAACCCGCATCAGAACGCGGCGTTCTACACCGATGGTTCAAACCGCCCCGGCGTGGCCACCGCCGAGCAGCATCAGGGCAAGGCGCTGAGCTACAACAACATCAATGACACCGATGCCGCTTTCGAGCTGGTCAGCGAGTTCGCCGTGCAAGACGGCCCGGCCTGCGCAATCATCAAGCACGCCAACCCCTGTGGCGTGGCGCGTGGCGAAACGCTGGAAGAGGCCTACCGCCGCGCCTTCGACTGTGACCGCACCTCCGCTTTCGGCGGCATCATCGCACTGAACCACACGCTCGACGGTGCCACCGCCCGCGCCATCTCCGAGATCTTCACCGAGGTGGTCATCGCCCCCCGTGCCGATGACGAGGCCAAGGCGGTGTTCGCCGCCAAGAAAAACCTGCGGCTGCTCACCACTGGCGCATTGGCCGATCCGCGCGAGGCACTGCTCACCTATCGGCAGGTCAGCGGCGGGATGCTGGTGCAAGACAAGGACGTGGGCCACATCGCCAAGGATGACCTGAAGGTCGTGACCAAGGTGCAGCCAACCGATGAGCAACTGAACGACCTGCTCTTTGCATGGACCGTGGGCAAACACGTGAAATCCAACGCGATCATCTACGTCAAGGACGGCGCCACCGTGGGCGTGGGGGCCGGCCAGATGAGCCGTGTGGACTCCAGCCGCATCGCCGCCCGCAAGAGCCTTGATATGGCCGAGGCGCTGGGCCTCCCCGAGCCGCTGACCAAAGGCTCCGTTGTGGCCTCCGATGCGTTCTTCCCCTTCGCCGATGGCCTGATGGCCGCCGTCGAGGCGGGCGCAACGGCGGTGATCCAGCCGGGCGGGTCGATGCGGGATGACGAGGTAATTGCCGCCGCCGATGAGGCGGGCATTGCCATGGTCTTCACCGGCATGCGCCACTTCCGGCACTGA
- a CDS encoding DUF1643 domain-containing protein, with the protein MITRTHTKGDAPSTAVYSDCERYRYLLTRTWEPQGEKALFIMLNPSTATEVQNDPTVERCERRARTLGFGSFRVTNIFAWRDTDPKAMRAAADPVGPENDMAILESCSWADRVICAWGSHGEHLDRGRTVEALLRQGGWPLFHLGLTKHGQPKHPLYIAYTEQPRPWG; encoded by the coding sequence ATGATCACCCGAACCCACACCAAGGGCGATGCGCCCTCCACCGCCGTCTACTCCGATTGCGAGCGCTACCGCTACCTGCTGACCCGCACATGGGAGCCGCAGGGCGAGAAGGCGCTTTTCATCATGCTCAACCCCTCCACCGCCACCGAGGTGCAAAACGACCCAACGGTAGAGCGCTGCGAGCGGCGGGCGCGCACGCTGGGCTTCGGCAGCTTCCGTGTCACCAACATCTTCGCCTGGCGCGACACTGACCCGAAGGCCATGCGCGCCGCCGCCGATCCGGTGGGGCCGGAAAACGATATGGCGATCCTCGAAAGCTGCAGTTGGGCCGATAGGGTCATCTGCGCATGGGGCAGTCATGGCGAGCATCTGGATCGGGGCCGGACGGTAGAGGCCTTGCTGCGGCAGGGCGGCTGGCCCCTGTTTCATCTCGGGCTCACCAAGCACGGCCAGCCCAAACACCCGCTTTATATCGCCTATACCGAGCAGCCCCGGCCCTGGGGCTAG
- a CDS encoding pitrilysin family protein — protein sequence MTPIRRAGAALFALLAFAAQPAAAEEVTTFSLDNGMDVVVIEDHRAPVVVNMVWYRTGAADEAPGKSGIAHFLEHLLFQGTDDLVPGEFSRVVEENGGSDNAFTSWDYTGYFQRVAADRLELMMKMEADRMVDLLITDEDVATELQVILEERNQRIENDPSALFGEDRRAAQWMNHPYRIPIIGWKHEMEGLTRQDALDFYKLHYSPNNAILVVAGDVQPEEVKRLAETHFGPLPANPELKPRARPQEPPHRAAVHLEFEDPRISQPYVVRTYLAPERDSGAQGKAAALTFLAELMGGPPTSSLMGRMLQFDESLAVYSASFYSGNSLDDGQFGFYVVPVPGRSLEEAEADMDRVIETFLEDGIDMDNFERIKMQLKASEIYAKDNLQRLARRYGEGLTTGLTVEDIQAWPEVLQAVTPEDVMEAAREVLNSRNSVTGYASRPADPTPEPASAPAPAEAQQPETEEISQ from the coding sequence ATGACCCCAATCCGCCGCGCCGGAGCCGCCTTGTTCGCGCTCCTTGCTTTCGCCGCCCAGCCCGCTGCGGCTGAAGAGGTTACAACCTTTTCGCTGGATAACGGGATGGACGTTGTGGTGATCGAAGATCACCGCGCGCCGGTGGTCGTCAACATGGTCTGGTATCGCACCGGCGCCGCCGATGAGGCCCCCGGCAAGAGCGGCATCGCGCACTTTCTGGAGCATCTGCTGTTTCAGGGCACCGATGATCTGGTCCCCGGCGAGTTTTCTCGCGTGGTCGAAGAGAACGGCGGCAGCGACAATGCCTTCACCTCCTGGGATTATACCGGTTACTTCCAGCGCGTCGCCGCTGACCGGCTGGAATTGATGATGAAGATGGAGGCCGACCGGATGGTAGACCTCCTGATCACCGATGAGGATGTGGCCACCGAGCTTCAGGTGATCCTCGAAGAGCGCAACCAACGCATCGAAAATGATCCGTCCGCCCTGTTCGGAGAGGATCGCCGCGCCGCACAGTGGATGAATCATCCCTACCGCATTCCGATCATCGGCTGGAAGCATGAGATGGAGGGGTTGACGCGGCAGGATGCGCTCGACTTCTACAAGCTCCACTATTCGCCCAACAACGCCATCCTCGTGGTTGCCGGTGATGTGCAGCCCGAAGAGGTGAAGCGCCTCGCCGAAACCCACTTCGGCCCTCTGCCCGCCAACCCGGAGCTAAAGCCGCGCGCCCGCCCGCAGGAGCCGCCGCACCGCGCCGCCGTTCATCTGGAGTTTGAAGACCCCCGGATCTCGCAGCCCTATGTGGTGCGCACCTACCTCGCCCCGGAGCGCGACAGCGGCGCACAGGGAAAGGCCGCCGCGCTGACCTTCCTCGCAGAGCTGATGGGCGGCCCGCCGACCTCCTCGCTGATGGGGCGCATGCTGCAATTCGATGAAAGCCTCGCCGTCTATTCCGCGTCTTTCTACTCCGGCAACAGTCTGGATGATGGCCAGTTCGGCTTCTACGTGGTGCCGGTGCCCGGCCGCAGCCTTGAAGAGGCCGAGGCCGATATGGACCGGGTGATCGAGACCTTCCTTGAGGACGGGATCGACATGGACAATTTCGAGCGGATCAAGATGCAACTGAAGGCCAGCGAGATCTACGCCAAGGACAATCTCCAGCGTCTCGCCCGCCGTTATGGCGAGGGGCTTACCACGGGGCTGACGGTGGAGGATATTCAGGCTTGGCCTGAGGTGCTGCAGGCCGTCACGCCTGAGGATGTAATGGAGGCTGCCCGCGAAGTGCTGAACAGCCGCAACTCCGTCACCGGCTATGCCTCCCGCCCCGCAGACCCAACGCCCGAACCCGCAAGCGCACCCGCGCCGGCCGAGGCACAGCAACCGGAAACCGAGGAGATTTCGCAATGA
- the truB gene encoding tRNA pseudouridine(55) synthase TruB, giving the protein MARRKGRDISGWIILDKPAGPTSTACVNKLRWALEAKKAGHAGTLDPAATGLLAVAFGEATKCVPYITDAEKCYDFTVRLGAATNTDDAEGEVVATAETRPSDDEIRAALGHFTGDIMQVPPKFSAVKIDGERAYALARDGEDFEVQARPLWVESLELTARPDADTAELRMVCGKGGYVRSIARDLGEALGCLGHVVTLRRSWSGPFDLENAVTLEQVEELARTPEIDALLVPLEAGLEELARVTVNEASANRIAHGNPAPVVASDAEFGEECWAAHQGRAVALGRYMGGEFHPARVLNR; this is encoded by the coding sequence ATGGCCCGCCGTAAGGGACGCGACATTTCCGGCTGGATCATCCTCGACAAGCCCGCCGGGCCGACGAGCACCGCCTGCGTAAACAAACTGCGCTGGGCGCTTGAGGCCAAGAAGGCCGGCCATGCGGGCACGCTCGACCCGGCTGCCACCGGGCTGCTGGCCGTGGCCTTCGGCGAGGCCACCAAATGCGTGCCCTACATCACCGATGCCGAAAAGTGCTACGACTTCACCGTGCGTCTGGGCGCGGCGACCAACACCGATGACGCCGAAGGCGAGGTGGTCGCCACAGCCGAAACCCGCCCCTCCGACGATGAAATCCGGGCCGCGCTTGGCCACTTCACCGGCGACATCATGCAGGTGCCGCCCAAGTTTTCCGCCGTCAAGATTGATGGTGAACGGGCCTATGCGCTGGCCCGCGACGGCGAGGATTTCGAGGTGCAGGCTCGCCCGCTCTGGGTCGAGAGCCTCGAGCTTACGGCCCGCCCCGATGCAGATACCGCCGAGCTGCGGATGGTGTGCGGCAAGGGCGGCTACGTGCGCTCCATCGCCCGCGATCTGGGCGAGGCACTGGGCTGCCTCGGCCATGTCGTCACGCTGCGCCGCAGCTGGTCGGGGCCCTTCGATCTTGAAAACGCCGTCACGCTGGAGCAGGTCGAAGAGTTGGCGCGAACTCCGGAGATCGACGCGCTACTGGTGCCTCTAGAAGCCGGGCTGGAAGAGCTGGCGCGGGTCACTGTCAACGAGGCCTCAGCCAACCGCATCGCGCACGGCAACCCTGCGCCTGTCGTGGCTTCGGATGCAGAATTTGGCGAGGAATGCTGGGCTGCACACCAAGGCCGCGCCGTAGCCCTAGGCCGCTACATGGGCGGCGAGTTTCACCCCGCGCGGGTTCTGAACCGGTGA
- a CDS encoding M16 family metallopeptidase: protein MSFMTRIACGLLVALMPLVAQAEVEIEEITSPGGVDAWLVNEPSIPFVALEIRFKGGASLDAPGKRGAINLMTAILEEGAGDMNAREWAAARDSLAASIDFDVHNDALRISAKFLTENMDEVVELLRLAIEEPRFDQDALDRVRGQVQSIIKSNDNDPDKIAGNTWDRLAWGAHPYGTDLNGTEESIAALTREDMLDAKARVMARDRLYVSAVGDIDAEGLSDLLDSLFSGLPETGAEMPEHVDYNLPGGLTVVPYDTPQSVVAFGQKGIKRDDPDFFPVFVMMQIMGGSGFNSRLMEEVREKRGLTYGIYAYVAPMDYGELIGGNVASANGRVAQVVDVVKAEWEKLATEGVSAEELERAKKYLTGAYPLRFDGNGRIANILVGLQMEELGVDYIKNRNGYVEAVTVEDIQRVAGQLVDPDGLHFVVVGAPEGLEDTAGN from the coding sequence ATGAGCTTCATGACGCGGATCGCCTGCGGGCTGCTGGTTGCCCTTATGCCATTGGTCGCGCAGGCCGAGGTGGAGATTGAAGAAATCACTTCGCCCGGCGGCGTCGATGCATGGCTGGTAAACGAACCCTCGATTCCCTTCGTGGCGCTTGAGATTCGCTTCAAGGGCGGGGCCTCGCTGGATGCGCCCGGAAAGCGCGGAGCCATCAACCTGATGACAGCGATCCTTGAAGAAGGCGCTGGCGATATGAACGCCCGCGAATGGGCCGCCGCGCGCGATAGCCTCGCCGCCTCGATCGACTTCGACGTTCACAATGACGCGCTGAGAATCTCCGCCAAGTTCCTGACCGAGAACATGGATGAGGTGGTTGAGCTTCTCCGTCTGGCCATCGAAGAGCCCCGCTTCGATCAGGACGCGCTCGACAGGGTGCGCGGGCAGGTTCAGTCCATTATCAAGTCAAATGACAATGACCCCGACAAGATCGCCGGAAACACATGGGACCGGCTGGCATGGGGCGCTCACCCCTACGGCACTGATCTGAACGGCACCGAAGAGAGCATCGCCGCGCTGACCCGCGAAGACATGCTCGACGCCAAGGCCCGCGTCATGGCCCGCGACAGGCTCTATGTCTCCGCCGTGGGCGACATCGACGCCGAGGGGCTTTCCGACCTGCTCGACAGCCTCTTTTCAGGCTTGCCCGAAACCGGCGCCGAGATGCCCGAACATGTCGACTACAACTTGCCCGGCGGGCTCACGGTGGTGCCCTATGACACGCCGCAATCGGTGGTGGCTTTCGGGCAAAAGGGCATCAAGCGGGACGACCCCGATTTCTTCCCCGTTTTCGTGATGATGCAGATCATGGGCGGCAGCGGCTTCAACAGCCGCCTGATGGAAGAGGTCCGTGAAAAGCGCGGGCTGACCTACGGGATCTATGCCTATGTCGCGCCAATGGACTATGGCGAACTCATCGGCGGCAACGTCGCCTCTGCCAATGGCCGCGTGGCGCAGGTCGTTGATGTGGTGAAGGCCGAATGGGAAAAGCTCGCCACAGAAGGTGTGAGCGCCGAAGAGCTGGAGCGGGCGAAGAAATACCTCACCGGTGCCTACCCGCTGCGCTTTGATGGCAACGGGCGCATCGCCAACATTCTCGTTGGCCTCCAGATGGAAGAGCTCGGCGTGGATTACATCAAAAACCGCAACGGCTATGTCGAGGCGGTGACGGTGGAGGATATCCAGCGCGTCGCCGGGCAGCTGGTCGACCCTGACGGGCTGCACTTCGTCGTGGTCGGTGCGCCCGAGGGGCTGGAGGATACAGCGGGCAACTGA
- the rpsO gene encoding 30S ribosomal protein S15 produces MSITAEEKARVIKEHGTKEGDTGSPEVQIAILSSRISTLTEHFKTHKKDNHGRRGLLKLVAQRRKLLDYLKNKDEARYRDLIGKLGIRR; encoded by the coding sequence ATGTCGATTACCGCTGAAGAAAAAGCCCGCGTCATCAAGGAACACGGCACCAAAGAAGGCGACACCGGTTCGCCCGAAGTGCAGATTGCCATCCTTTCCTCGCGCATCAGCACGCTCACCGAGCACTTCAAGACCCACAAGAAGGACAACCACGGTCGCCGTGGCCTTCTCAAGCTCGTGGCTCAGCGCCGTAAGCTGTTGGACTACCTGAAAAACAAAGACGAGGCCCGCTACCGGGATCTCATCGGCAAGCTGGGCATCCGCCGCTAA
- a CDS encoding DUF5665 domain-containing protein, giving the protein MSDPDPHLSSKPAPPQVAAEAEVEHDATRTDLRNEIVALRDEVAKLNDHKFLRVYAQFWRLVAFQLLRGMAFGLGSVVGATVLVSVLAYLLSQVDFIPILAEWAAELDVELEEEQTEAEVEQRVDEQLPAPEGGGSNAEGGGEAPQQDPPQAEPGEIPPANAE; this is encoded by the coding sequence ATGAGTGACCCTGATCCGCACCTCTCCTCCAAGCCCGCGCCCCCTCAGGTGGCAGCCGAGGCCGAAGTGGAGCACGATGCCACCCGCACCGATTTGCGCAACGAGATCGTGGCGTTGCGTGACGAAGTCGCCAAGCTGAACGATCACAAGTTCCTGCGGGTCTACGCCCAGTTCTGGCGGCTGGTAGCCTTTCAACTCTTGCGCGGCATGGCCTTTGGCCTTGGCTCGGTGGTCGGCGCAACGGTGCTCGTCTCCGTCCTCGCCTATCTCCTCAGTCAGGTCGATTTTATCCCAATTCTGGCCGAATGGGCGGCAGAGCTGGATGTCGAGCTGGAGGAGGAGCAAACCGAAGCCGAGGTGGAGCAACGGGTAGACGAGCAATTGCCTGCACCCGAAGGCGGAGGCAGCAATGCCGAAGGCGGCGGAGAGGCGCCGCAGCAAGACCCGCCGCAGGCCGAGCCCGGAGAAATCCCCCCGGCCAATGCCGAGTAA
- a CDS encoding GAF domain-containing protein — protein sequence MATVPSFPTAEPEGHRAELGRTERLADLKQTGLMDTVPEEVYDRAVRLARQITGAPVGLLSLVNDQKQFFKAQSGLDEAGVEERETPLSHSFCQYVVSSRTSLAVVDATVHPLLAGNGAVADMGVVAYLGVPVHGPGGEVLGSFCAIDSEAHEWSQEQLKALEDIAGIVESEIRLHQALAERQLLVEELNHRVKNLFTVVSGMVRLSHSNGEDASELEARLQALAKAHNLLAPIIEAGKPVGDRISLRDLLTTLLTPYGAQHITALDGPEVVLGPRASTSLSLALHELATNAAKYGALVAAEGRLSVRWGVEGDALNILWEETGRATTEQGKPEGFGTRLISMAIEGQLDGTLHTDLRPEGMTRRITLPRQRLAE from the coding sequence ATGGCCACCGTGCCGAGTTTTCCAACAGCCGAACCCGAGGGCCACAGGGCCGAGCTTGGGCGCACCGAGCGACTGGCCGACCTCAAGCAAACCGGGCTGATGGATACCGTCCCCGAAGAGGTCTACGACCGCGCGGTGCGGCTGGCCCGGCAAATCACCGGCGCGCCGGTTGGGCTGCTCTCGCTGGTGAATGACCAAAAGCAGTTTTTCAAGGCGCAGTCCGGCCTCGACGAAGCCGGGGTGGAAGAGCGGGAAACGCCGCTGAGCCATTCATTCTGCCAATATGTCGTATCCTCCCGCACCTCCTTGGCTGTGGTTGATGCCACTGTCCACCCGCTGCTCGCGGGCAATGGCGCGGTGGCCGATATGGGCGTGGTGGCCTATCTCGGTGTGCCTGTGCATGGCCCGGGCGGCGAGGTTCTGGGCTCGTTCTGCGCGATAGACTCAGAGGCGCACGAGTGGTCGCAAGAGCAGTTGAAGGCGCTGGAAGACATCGCCGGGATCGTCGAAAGCGAGATCCGCCTGCATCAGGCGCTGGCCGAGCGGCAATTGCTGGTGGAGGAGTTGAACCACCGGGTGAAAAACCTCTTTACCGTGGTCTCCGGCATGGTGCGCCTCAGCCATTCCAATGGCGAGGATGCCTCGGAGCTGGAGGCACGGTTGCAGGCGCTGGCCAAGGCGCACAACCTGCTGGCCCCGATCATCGAAGCCGGCAAGCCGGTGGGAGACAGGATCTCGCTGCGCGACCTGCTCACAACCCTGCTCACGCCCTATGGTGCCCAGCACATCACCGCGCTTGACGGCCCCGAAGTGGTGCTTGGCCCCCGCGCCAGCACCTCTCTCTCGCTCGCCCTGCACGAACTGGCAACAAATGCAGCCAAATATGGTGCCCTGGTCGCCGCCGAAGGCCGACTTTCGGTGCGCTGGGGCGTGGAGGGCGATGCGCTCAATATCCTGTGGGAAGAGACCGGGCGCGCGACAACAGAGCAAGGCAAGCCGGAGGGCTTTGGCACAAGGTTGATCTCCATGGCGATCGAAGGCCAGCTTGATGGCACGCTGCATACCGATCTGCGCCCCGAAGGCATGACCCGCCGCATCACCCTGCCGCGACAGCGACTGGCGGAATAG